Within Fusarium fujikuroi IMI 58289 draft genome, chromosome FFUJ_chr08, the genomic segment ACCACCAATACTTTGGAAACGCTGGGAGGGAATACATGAACAAGTATGTAACGCCACTGTACGAAAAGCAGACTGATCTGATCATCCCTCGGTGCATAGGTACGGAGCGAAGGCCGAAGACTTTGCAGAGATCGGCCGTATCAGCCACGAGCACTCGCAGCGTAATCCATATGCGCAGTTCCGCCAGAAGTATACCCTACAGGAGATTCTGGATGCGCCTATGATCTTTGAGCCATTGACCAAACTCCAATGTAGTCCCACGAGTGATGGTGCCGCGGCAGCCGTCATTGTGTCCCAGAAGTTCCTCGATGCTCGGCCTCACCTTAATCAAGCCATGCTCATCGCTGGCCAGCAGCTCGTCACTGACAAGCCCGCACTCTATGCCGGAAGCTGCATGGACTTGATCGGCTATGATATGAGCAAGAGAGCTGCCGAGGCCGCGATGAAGCAAGCAGGCATTACCCCAGCGGATGTGAAAGTGTGCGAGCTCCACGATTGCTTTTCGGCCAACGAGCTTATCCTGCTTGAGGCTCTGGGCTTCTCTGAAGTCGGCAAAGCGCACGAGATGGTACGGAGAGGAGACATTACGTACGGAGGCCAGGTCGTAATTAATCCATCAGGCGGACTCACTTCTAAGGGCCACCCACTCGGTGCCACAGGTCTCGCGCAATGTGCCGAGTTAGTTTGGCAGCTCCGAGGCTGGGCTAACAACCGACTGGTCGAGGACATCGACGTGGCCTTACAGCACAATCTCGGTTTAGGTGGTGCTACCGTGGTGACGGTGTACAAGCGCATTGGGGGAAAGAAGAGTAGCAAAGTCAGTAATGAAGAGGTAGCGAGAACAACGTGGCACGGGTACAACCCTGCCGTGGAGGCCAGGGGCGTCAATGAGGCTGATGCGGCCAGAGTTCGGAGCAAGACGTGCAGCAGCGAGTGGGCACGCTCCGATGTGCAGAGCAAGGTAGAGCCACACCTTTGATAGAAGCAATTACGGGCAAATCTATGAGGAGTCTGATGCAAGCAGTACATGCGTGGTCGTAGCATTGATTCAGCAACATGGTGTAAGTGAACCAACGAGCATTTGGTCGGCTTATACCGCCCACTGAAGGGAGGGAATAATAAATAGTGTTTAGGGATCAGAGTCTTTTGAAAGGTACTGATGGACAAGGGAATACAGTGAGAGTTAAACTACCTGGAAGTGTACATATTGACGGGTAACGAGAAGCAGATCTATCTATATTGGCCCTGGACTTTATGTGTATTTCGAAAAATACATACGTACAATTATACATACACACAAATATGCATACATacaaatatatatatacatatacATGCTCACAGGTTAGCTTTCTTCCCCTTGGCCTTCAGAGCTCTAGTCTCCGCTTGAAAATTGGCAATTAATTGGCGTACAGCCAGGTCCAGCAACACATCCTCGCTTCCTCCAGGGATTCTCGCTCCAGGAACTTCGCGGTAGATTGCTGTTAAATAGCGCATATTAGTCTCGAGATCAAGTAGGTTAGGTAGTAATGACGTACTCTCAACAATTTCTCCCTGTCCAGTCCGCGTATAGCCCTTGCCGCCAAAGAGCAGTACTGCGCATCGGGCGCACTCATCCAAGACCATACCCGCGTTGGCTTTGCTCAGAGCAAGGAACCCCCCGAGTTGTCGATCAGCTTCGGCCTTGTCCATGTGTGATAGCTGGTACACGAGCAACTCAAGCCATGCCGTGTGAGATTCCAACATCGCTGCGCATTTGGCAAGCCTATGGCGGACTACGGGCTGGCCGGTCAAAGGCTGCAGACAAAGGAGATGTtagcatcatcaacaaccttggCAAGCAGAGCAATGGCATTCATTATCATCAAACGTACCTTTCCGAAAGCCTCTCTCATGAGGCAGTACTCAAAGGCCGTGCTCAGAGCAACTCTTGCCTGTCTCGTGATGCCGACACCGAAGAACATGCGTTCATGGTTGAAGTTGCGCATGATATACTGCATCCCTTGGCCCTCTTCGCCGATGAGGTTCTCACGTGGGACCTTGACCTCGTCCAGCTCGATATACGTGGTACCAGAGGTGACACCGCCGCCGACCTTCATTCTCCGGCGAGTCACGCCTTCTGTGTTGGCCAAAGGGACGGCCATCAAGGATATTCCCTTAGCTCCAGAGCCTTGTGATCCAGTACGAACAGCCATAGTGGCATAGTCAGCCCATATGCCGTTGGTGATCCATTTCTTGGATCCATCGacaatatagtatttaccGCACTCACTCAGCTTGGCGGTTGTAGTAATGTTCGCAACGTCAGAACCTGCGCTAGGTGTACGTAGGACAGTCAGCTCAAGGGGTGCCTTCACCAAATGAGACGCGGTGCAACATCAATAccggaggaggaggggtaAAACTACTCACTCGGGTTCAGTGACTGCGATGCATGATCGTATCTTGCCGAGCAGGAGATCTGGGAGGAGTCTCTCTTGCAACTGCTTATCCGCATAATGTATCAGAGGCGGCACGCCGTAGGCCATGCCGGCAGAGATTGAACCGCTAGGCCCAGACAATCCGGAGCGATTCATCTTCGCATGTTGTTAGCGTCTCATTGAGTCTAGATGCTTgtgaaaaaaagaaaagaggacaGAGGGATAAGACGTACCTCATCCGAGTAAATCATACAGTGAAGAGTATCCCATTCTTCAAGTGCAACGCCGCCAGGCATCTCATTGATACCCAGTTGCCTCAGCCATTTAACCGGCAGAGGAGCAGGGAGAGCAGGGAGTACAAAGTTCCCTTTGACAAAGGTGGCAAATAAGTCCTCGGGTACGTCGCCGTTTCTCTCCCACTCTATTGCATGTTTGTGGAGGTTCTCTGATATGAAGGCACGGCATGCGCGCTGGAATCGAAAGTGAGATTCTTTGTAGAAGGGGGAAGGAAGGTCGCGAAGCCAAGACGGCTCTGCCAGCGGAATCTGCGGTGCCATCCTATTGTTACTGCACAATATATTGCGTAGCTCGGGCGGTGTCGGTCGATGAGCTTCAATTGAGAATCGCAGATCGGGGACGTAGGACGTTGCCAATATTCGAATACTGCAAAATGACATGAAAGCATCCCGCACTTACATATCAAGTGCAAGACTCTTGCCGACCTTACATAACGAGGACCGAATCCCGAATTAGCCGGTTACAAAATGATTCCGAGGCTCAATTGCCAAAGCGGTTCAGGCTCTGAGTGCGGATGCAATGGCAGCTCTCCAAAATTGGTTTGGAGCTAATCTGCTACAAGGCTCAAGTCGGCGCCGTCttgtttggtgttgttcAACCGCTTCGGCACCGAGGATGGCCAAAGCTTGGGTCATGCGCCCGGTCGTTCTAACCCCGGCCAGCCCGGCTTCGGCTTCTACTCCAACCAACACCTTCCCTTCACCGTCCTCCCCTTCACCGTCCTCTCCGCCGCCGGCGAAGCGTTGATCGCACAGCCTGGCGCGTAGTGCGAGCGACGAGTATGAAAGATGGGCCCCTTGGTTTCTCTCAGAATGGCGATGGGCCGCCCAGGCAGAAGTAAGAGCAGAACACTATGAGCGTGTCAAGCATAACATGAAAAGGCTTAGTAGTAAATCATGCAATAATggtttatttaatataaaagtacAAGTTTCTCTTGAAGCGATACGGGTTACGAATCATTATCTGGGTTTGACTGGTGGGTAGTCTACGAATTGTACCTAATATTCGCGCAATTAATAAGAATGGCATCAACTCAGAATTGAACGCAATAGCCAGTCTGTAAGCACAACTTATTCGAAATACTGGTTTGAAAGGAAATTCAGTTTCTCAAAAGCACCTCCACCCAGGCATACGGATGACATCCCAATCATCCTCAAACTGATATCCCAGACCTTCACCAGCTCTCTTAACCAGCGAAGCAGCACGACACGCACCCTCTTCACTAGTCTCTGTTTCAGTAGGTGTTGTCAGAGTAGTGGTAATAGCAGTAACGCCAGCGCGAGAACAAGCATCATAAT encodes:
- a CDS encoding probable acyl-CoA dehydrogenase; amino-acid sequence: MAPQIPLAEPSWLRDLPSPFYKESHFRFQRACRAFISENLHKHAIEWERNGDVPEDLFATFVKGNFVLPALPAPLPVKWLRQLGINEMPGGVALEEWDTLHCMIYSDEMNRSGLSGPSGSISAGMAYGVPPLIHYADKQLQERLLPDLLLGKIRSCIAVTEPDAGSDVANITTTAKLSECGKYYIVDGSKKWITNGIWADYATMAVRTGSQGSGAKGISLMAVPLANTEGVTRRRMKVGGGVTSGTTYIELDEVKVPRENLIGEEGQGMQYIMRNFNHERMFFGVGITRQARVALSTAFEYCLMREAFGKPLTGQPVVRHRLAKCAAMLESHTAWLELLVYQLSHMDKAEADRQLGGFLALSKANAGMVLDECARCAVLLFGGKGYTRTGQGEIVESTSLLPNLLDLETNMRYLTAIYREVPGARIPGGSEDVLLDLAVRQLIANFQAETRALKAKGKKANL
- a CDS encoding probable sterol carrier protein produces the protein MAPAQTKQQTYVLGVGLTKFIKPRGLRDYPDMGYEAGLKALLDAQINYDEVQTGIACFCNGDSGSGQRVFYQFGMTGIPIYNTNNTCASGSSGIYLARTLIENGAADCILVVGFEKMQPGSITSPWTDRSRPTELSGKMMDKLWGTAPGSLNHQYFGNAGREYMNKYVTPLYGAKAEDFAEIGRISHEHSQRNPYAQFRQKYTLQEILDAPMIFEPLTKLQCSPTSDGAAAAVIVSQKFLDARPHLNQAMLIAGQQLVTDKPALYAGSCMDLIGYDMSKRAAEAAMKQAGITPADVKVCELHDCFSANELILLEALGFSEVGKAHEMVRRGDITYGGQVVINPSGGLTSKGHPLGATGLAQCAELVWQLRGWANNRLVEDIDVALQHNLGLGGATVVTVYKRIGGKKSSKVSNEEVARTTWHGYNPAVEARGVNEADAARVRSKTCSSEWARSDVQSKVEPHL